A single genomic interval of Dyella sp. GSA-30 harbors:
- a CDS encoding alpha/beta fold hydrolase, with the protein MSHANSVETNNNGNIAEKPAVILVHGAFSDGQVWGYVAGNLRAAGHPVVTVDLPGRPGSPMAADQVSLDLYRDTVVQALNNVSGPAILVGHSFAGIVIAAAAEQVPEKIKTLVFTAAYLPQDGDSLLLLAQQDHDAKIGQHLTIDKERGMAVVEYAARAELFANDGPAPLKAKLPDLILDEPAAPLVTPVRVTAERFGQVDKIYVSTQVDQVISPAFQAQMISRTPVRKVVSLQTGHLPFLTNIEGMVQAIENVAA; encoded by the coding sequence ATGAGCCACGCAAATTCAGTTGAAACGAACAACAACGGCAACATTGCAGAAAAGCCGGCCGTCATTCTGGTGCACGGCGCCTTCTCCGATGGCCAGGTCTGGGGCTACGTCGCCGGAAACCTTCGCGCTGCAGGTCACCCTGTCGTCACTGTCGACCTGCCCGGCCGTCCGGGCTCGCCCATGGCCGCCGACCAGGTCAGTCTCGACCTGTATCGCGATACGGTTGTCCAGGCTTTGAACAATGTTTCGGGCCCAGCGATTCTGGTGGGCCACAGCTTTGCCGGCATCGTTATCGCTGCCGCGGCCGAACAGGTACCAGAGAAGATCAAGACTCTGGTGTTTACCGCCGCCTATCTGCCGCAGGATGGTGATTCTCTGCTGTTGCTGGCCCAACAGGACCATGACGCCAAGATCGGCCAGCATCTGACGATTGATAAAGAGCGCGGGATGGCCGTGGTGGAATACGCGGCACGCGCGGAACTCTTTGCCAATGACGGCCCCGCTCCGCTGAAGGCAAAACTGCCTGATCTCATCCTTGACGAACCGGCAGCACCGCTGGTTACCCCCGTCCGCGTGACTGCCGAACGGTTTGGCCAGGTCGACAAGATCTATGTGTCCACTCAAGTGGATCAGGTCATCAGTCCCGCTTTCCAGGCCCAGATGATCTCGCGCACTCCGGTGCGAAAGGTCGTCTCGCTCCAGACCGGTCACCTGCCCTTTCTGACGAACATCGAAGGCATGGTGCAGGCGATCGAGAACGTTGCGGCCTGA
- a CDS encoding tryptophan halogenase family protein: protein MARLKKVLIVGGGTAGWLAACYLAKAVNAVDPRSVQVHLVESPDIGLLGVGEATFPSIRGTLSAIGLDERRFLVGATATYKQGIHYRHWVRPQGTPGADHFFHPFNAPSQRPGGPELLPYWLLGAAPEGMPFADAVSMQSTLADHSRAPKRARDADYQGPMNHAFHFDAACFARLLAEHGQQALGVVRHVATVERTELDEHGAIARVVTKEAGELTADLYVDCTGLRGMLIGNVMQSPFRSRADVLFADRAVAMQVPYETPNTPIPSYTISTAQEAGWIWDIGLQKRRGTGYVYSSRHTTDDRAEEVFRRYLGRAGEGLKAMHIKFETGYRPEHWRKNCVAVGLAGGFVEPLESTGIALIELATYLLTHLLPSDTDAMESTARHFNEMMVARYDRIIDFIKMHYCLSQRRDSQFWIDNADVASIPQTLQEKLAKWTQRPPHRLDFVGDLEMFMTASWQYILYGMEFRTDLESMRSAYPHMEAARQEFAMIQQAATRALHDLPDHRALVEQLCHEHMQRIRPEGDRAASAR from the coding sequence ATGGCGCGTCTGAAGAAGGTATTGATCGTGGGTGGCGGCACCGCCGGTTGGCTGGCGGCGTGCTATCTGGCCAAAGCGGTCAACGCGGTCGATCCCCGGAGCGTGCAGGTGCATCTGGTGGAATCGCCAGATATCGGCCTGCTTGGTGTGGGCGAAGCCACGTTTCCCTCCATTCGCGGCACGCTGTCGGCCATCGGCCTCGACGAGCGCCGCTTTCTGGTCGGCGCCACCGCAACGTATAAACAGGGCATCCACTATCGCCACTGGGTACGGCCGCAAGGAACGCCCGGAGCGGATCACTTCTTTCATCCATTCAATGCACCCAGTCAGCGTCCGGGTGGCCCGGAGCTGTTGCCGTACTGGCTGCTCGGCGCCGCACCGGAGGGCATGCCGTTCGCGGATGCTGTGTCGATGCAGAGCACACTGGCCGATCACTCGCGCGCGCCCAAGCGTGCAAGAGATGCCGACTATCAGGGGCCGATGAATCACGCCTTCCACTTCGATGCCGCCTGCTTCGCGCGCCTGCTTGCCGAGCACGGCCAGCAGGCGCTCGGCGTGGTTCGGCATGTGGCGACGGTGGAGCGCACGGAGCTGGACGAACACGGCGCCATCGCGCGTGTGGTGACGAAGGAGGCGGGCGAACTCACCGCCGATCTCTACGTGGACTGCACCGGGCTGCGCGGCATGCTGATCGGCAACGTGATGCAATCACCCTTCCGCAGCCGTGCGGACGTGCTGTTCGCCGATCGCGCGGTGGCCATGCAGGTGCCGTACGAAACACCCAATACACCGATCCCGTCGTACACCATCTCCACCGCCCAGGAGGCCGGCTGGATCTGGGACATCGGTTTGCAGAAGCGGCGTGGTACCGGCTATGTGTATTCATCGCGGCACACCACCGACGATCGTGCCGAAGAAGTCTTCCGGCGTTATCTGGGCCGTGCCGGCGAAGGCCTGAAGGCCATGCACATCAAGTTCGAGACGGGATATCGCCCCGAGCACTGGCGCAAGAACTGCGTGGCGGTGGGACTGGCCGGCGGCTTCGTCGAGCCGTTGGAATCCACCGGCATCGCGCTGATCGAGCTGGCGACCTACCTGCTCACGCATCTGTTGCCCAGCGACACCGACGCCATGGAAAGTACGGCGCGTCATTTCAACGAGATGATGGTTGCACGCTACGACCGCATCATCGACTTCATCAAGATGCACTACTGCCTGAGCCAGCGCCGTGATTCGCAGTTCTGGATCGACAACGCCGACGTCGCCAGCATCCCGCAAACCCTGCAAGAGAAGCTCGCGAAGTGGACGCAGCGCCCACCACATCGATTGGATTTCGTTGGCGACCTGGAAATGTTCATGACCGCCAGCTGGCAGTACATTCTGTACGGCATGGAGTTCCGGACCGATCTTGAATCCATGCGCAGCGCCTATCCGCACATGGAAGCGGCGCGCCAGGAGTTCGCGATGATCCAGCAGGCGGCTACTCGTGCACTCCACGACCTGCCAGATCATCGTGCGCTGGTCGAACAGCTGTGCCACGAACATATGCAGCGCATCCGGCCAGAGGGGGACAGGGCTGCATCTGCCAGATGA
- a CDS encoding TonB-dependent receptor has translation MNLHHKLLYVAMSLVLAPGTLLAADQDATAQNPSSQNPAGADKKVKNLDAISVSATKRETPLQKTPVAVTAISADTLDKERVMTVQDLTKLVPGLQGTSEGDHGVVTLTMRGIGNDSAKTEYADPEVATFVDGVYAPRAEAASGLLLDMDGVETLRGPQGTLWGRNSTAGAISFQTAKPEIGAGFYGNAQVEAGNYNLIGARAAFNLPISNTFAMRVAVVHEQHDGYVDYQNPSSELPTVAQQQQAYLASGGTLANFKPIDPSQYVQGGNKYNAQDQSAARVSALWQPSDAFKWNLSYEYFADRGTPSLSLMQTPRQGQDFWSALIDTAPYLDRTSKTVRSRIDWNINDGMQLSYIAGYNRYSGKSDFDQDVGVSVPTSFTTNGVYQDDRTNYSNYESWSQEVDLKSSGQQTVDWIVGAYYAYEDNNIRFDIPIMNGTRYGTVNWQGSFIQPKETVESYALFGQATWHLSDHWRLTGGARWSHDDKENKGGINWGWDYDPTVPQVPISPGVYPDPSNGFSISQRNTAKYSKSKPTWLLRLDTDVGENGMVYASVSTGYKSGGTQDAGTLYKPETLTNYEIGSKFSFLDGHMTWNSAIYYEDFKNFQLSAPIVYPDGNHGLGFSNVGGSTKVLGIESELAYQQKDDRLNLIFSAIPKKELGKLIYAGSNDYQGLPACPPQSNLANCMNVTGNDLPHAPNVSLTGIYEHDFHLSNGGRLTPRISVQYQSTQWLSYFNLDSGDQQKAYTRGDLSLRYTEPGDKWWVNAYVQNVSDDKIRTSAGRFLMSDGSLQYVSQYLAPRTYGVQLGVWF, from the coding sequence ATGAATCTGCATCACAAGCTGTTGTATGTCGCCATGTCACTCGTGCTTGCACCGGGTACGTTGCTTGCAGCCGATCAGGACGCGACAGCGCAAAACCCGTCATCCCAGAATCCGGCAGGCGCCGACAAGAAAGTAAAGAATCTGGATGCCATCTCGGTTAGCGCAACCAAGCGCGAGACGCCGCTTCAGAAAACGCCGGTGGCAGTTACGGCGATCTCGGCGGACACGCTCGATAAGGAGCGCGTGATGACCGTGCAGGACCTGACCAAACTGGTACCAGGTCTGCAAGGTACGTCGGAGGGCGATCATGGTGTGGTGACGCTGACCATGCGCGGTATCGGCAACGACAGCGCCAAGACCGAGTACGCCGATCCCGAAGTCGCGACCTTCGTCGACGGCGTGTATGCGCCTCGCGCCGAGGCCGCATCGGGCCTGTTGCTGGACATGGATGGTGTCGAAACGCTGCGCGGTCCGCAGGGCACGCTTTGGGGTCGCAACTCCACCGCCGGCGCCATCAGCTTCCAGACGGCCAAACCGGAAATCGGCGCGGGCTTCTACGGCAATGCGCAGGTTGAAGCGGGCAACTACAACCTGATCGGCGCACGCGCCGCGTTCAACCTGCCCATCAGCAACACCTTCGCCATGCGCGTTGCCGTGGTGCACGAACAACACGATGGCTACGTCGATTACCAGAATCCGTCGAGCGAACTGCCCACCGTGGCGCAACAGCAGCAGGCGTATCTCGCTTCCGGCGGTACGCTGGCCAACTTCAAGCCGATCGATCCCAGTCAGTACGTGCAGGGTGGCAACAAGTACAACGCGCAGGATCAGTCCGCCGCGCGCGTCAGTGCGCTGTGGCAGCCCAGCGATGCGTTCAAGTGGAACCTGTCGTACGAGTACTTCGCCGATCGCGGCACGCCCAGCCTCAGCCTGATGCAGACGCCGCGACAGGGGCAGGATTTCTGGTCCGCGCTGATCGACACCGCACCGTACCTGGACCGTACGTCCAAGACGGTGCGCAGCCGCATCGACTGGAACATCAACGATGGCATGCAGCTCAGCTATATCGCCGGCTACAACCGTTACTCCGGCAAGAGCGACTTCGACCAGGACGTCGGCGTCAGCGTACCCACCAGCTTCACCACCAATGGCGTCTATCAGGACGACCGCACCAACTATTCCAACTACGAAAGCTGGAGCCAGGAAGTGGACCTGAAGTCCAGCGGGCAGCAGACCGTGGACTGGATCGTCGGCGCGTACTACGCCTACGAAGACAACAACATCCGCTTCGACATCCCCATCATGAACGGTACGCGCTACGGCACCGTGAACTGGCAGGGTTCCTTTATCCAGCCGAAGGAAACGGTGGAGTCGTACGCGTTGTTCGGTCAGGCCACCTGGCATCTCAGCGATCACTGGCGCCTCACGGGTGGCGCGCGCTGGTCGCATGACGACAAGGAGAACAAGGGCGGCATCAACTGGGGTTGGGACTACGACCCGACTGTTCCGCAGGTGCCGATCTCTCCGGGCGTGTATCCGGATCCGTCGAACGGCTTCAGCATCTCGCAGCGGAACACCGCCAAGTACAGCAAGAGCAAGCCGACCTGGCTGCTGCGCCTGGATACCGACGTTGGCGAAAACGGCATGGTCTACGCCAGCGTGTCCACCGGCTACAAGTCGGGTGGCACGCAGGACGCGGGCACGCTGTACAAGCCCGAGACGCTGACCAACTATGAAATCGGCAGCAAGTTCTCCTTCCTCGATGGCCACATGACGTGGAACTCGGCCATCTATTACGAAGACTTCAAGAACTTCCAGCTCTCCGCGCCCATCGTCTATCCGGACGGCAACCACGGCCTGGGCTTCTCCAACGTGGGCGGCAGCACCAAGGTGCTCGGCATCGAATCGGAGCTGGCCTATCAGCAGAAGGACGATCGCCTCAACCTGATCTTCTCGGCCATTCCGAAGAAGGAACTCGGCAAGCTGATCTACGCCGGTTCCAACGACTACCAGGGCCTGCCGGCATGCCCGCCGCAGTCCAACCTTGCCAATTGCATGAACGTTACCGGCAACGATCTGCCGCATGCGCCGAACGTGTCGCTCACCGGCATCTACGAGCACGACTTTCACCTTTCCAACGGTGGACGCCTCACGCCGCGCATCAGCGTGCAGTACCAGAGCACGCAGTGGCTGAGTTACTTCAACCTGGATTCGGGTGACCAGCAGAAGGCGTACACGCGCGGCGACCTGTCGCTGCGTTACACCGAGCCGGGCGACAAGTGGTGGGTCAACGCATACGTGCAGAACGTGTCCGATGACAAGATCCGCACCAGTGCCGGCCGTTTCCTGATGTCCGATGGCTCGCTGCAGTACGTGTCGCAGTATCTCGCCCCGCGTACTTATGGCGTTCAACTCGGCGTGTGGTTCTGA
- a CDS encoding AraC family transcriptional regulator, translating into MTADFGMSAARTDVLSQVLTLIRLRGDLVYTTRLSQPWGLRFPAGPAHFCFVEVGGAWVTPTGHPPLWINAGDLVLLPLGKGHTITDAAGSPIDNVDAIAPDHFDRDKLILRHGGEGPTSQLVCGFFSFEGSPLPAVMSALPALIHIPKGDAGAPAWLAAISHFLVDEAQRPDPGSSLMISRLIDLLVIRTLRSWAASEANRVGWLGGLAEERIGRALAAMHADPFKRWTVEMLASVAAMSRSIFAERFTAAVGEPPLRYLSRWRLTIAADMLRSGGLKVTEAAYKTGYASDAAFSRAFKSHFGYAPSEAKIQTTAV; encoded by the coding sequence ATGACCGCCGATTTCGGAATGTCCGCAGCGCGTACCGATGTGCTTTCGCAGGTGCTCACCCTGATCAGGCTGCGCGGGGACCTCGTCTACACGACGCGTCTGAGCCAGCCCTGGGGATTGCGCTTTCCGGCGGGACCCGCGCATTTTTGTTTCGTGGAGGTTGGCGGAGCCTGGGTGACACCCACCGGGCATCCGCCTCTGTGGATCAACGCCGGCGATCTGGTGCTTTTGCCGCTCGGGAAAGGTCACACCATTACGGATGCGGCGGGCTCGCCGATCGATAACGTTGACGCCATTGCTCCCGATCACTTCGATCGCGACAAGCTCATTCTCCGCCATGGCGGGGAGGGGCCGACAAGCCAATTGGTTTGTGGCTTTTTCAGTTTCGAGGGCAGCCCGCTGCCTGCGGTCATGTCGGCGCTTCCTGCCTTGATCCACATCCCGAAGGGAGATGCAGGTGCGCCGGCATGGCTTGCGGCTATCTCGCACTTTCTCGTCGACGAAGCGCAGCGGCCCGATCCAGGATCGTCGCTGATGATCTCCCGGCTGATCGATCTGCTCGTTATCCGAACACTGCGCAGTTGGGCGGCCAGCGAAGCGAACCGCGTAGGATGGCTTGGGGGGCTGGCCGAGGAACGGATCGGACGTGCGCTCGCAGCGATGCACGCAGACCCGTTCAAACGGTGGACGGTCGAGATGCTTGCCTCCGTAGCGGCGATGTCGCGTTCGATCTTTGCCGAACGCTTTACCGCAGCCGTCGGCGAGCCGCCGCTGCGTTACCTTTCCCGGTGGCGCCTGACCATCGCTGCGGACATGCTTCGCAGTGGCGGGCTCAAGGTGACAGAGGCGGCGTACAAAACAGGCTACGCCTCCGATGCTGCCTTTAGCCGGGCGTTTAAGAGCCACTTCGGATACGCGCCCAGCGAGGCGAAGATTCAGACGACTGCAGTTTGA